The Streptomyces aurantiacus genome includes a region encoding these proteins:
- the iolB gene encoding 5-deoxy-glucuronate isomerase, which yields MTSAHHLPAGKAASGPYAVDVTPESAGWDHSSLRVLELPPGGTHEFTAGDSEWIVTSLGGGCSVAVTDDFGRDEFALHGRTSVFDGVSDFVYVPRDASATLTSDGGGRFALTGARCSRRLPARHGPAEDVPVELRGSGNCSRRVHNFGAAGVFECDKLIAVEVITPGGNWSSYPPHKHDENRPGEESELEEIYYFEIADHEGTPGLGYQRVSPSGHGSGTDVLAEVRGGDVVLIPDGWHGPSIAAPGHDMYYLNVMAGPGADRAWLICDHPDHAWIRDTWPSQPVDPRLTRSTSASQ from the coding sequence ATGACCAGCGCACATCACCTGCCCGCGGGCAAGGCCGCGAGCGGCCCGTACGCCGTGGACGTCACCCCGGAGAGCGCCGGCTGGGACCACTCCAGCCTCCGTGTCCTGGAACTGCCGCCCGGCGGCACGCACGAGTTCACCGCCGGTGACAGCGAGTGGATCGTCACCTCGCTCGGCGGCGGCTGCTCCGTCGCCGTCACCGACGACTTCGGCCGCGACGAGTTCGCGCTGCACGGCCGCACGAGCGTCTTCGACGGCGTCAGCGACTTCGTCTACGTGCCGCGCGACGCGAGCGCGACCCTCACCTCCGACGGCGGCGGGCGCTTCGCGCTCACCGGGGCCCGCTGCTCCCGGCGCCTGCCGGCCCGCCACGGGCCCGCCGAGGACGTGCCCGTCGAGCTGCGCGGCAGTGGCAACTGCTCCCGCCGGGTCCACAACTTCGGCGCGGCCGGGGTCTTCGAGTGCGACAAGCTCATCGCCGTCGAGGTGATCACTCCCGGCGGCAACTGGTCCTCGTACCCGCCGCACAAGCACGACGAGAACCGGCCCGGCGAGGAGTCCGAACTGGAGGAGATCTACTACTTCGAGATCGCCGACCACGAGGGCACGCCCGGCCTCGGCTACCAGCGGGTCTCGCCGTCCGGCCACGGCAGCGGCACCGACGTGCTGGCCGAGGTGCGCGGCGGAGACGTCGTCCTGATCCCGGACGGCTGGCACGGCCCCTCGATCGCCGCGCCCGGCCACGACATGTACTACCTCAACGTCATGGCGGGCCCCGGTGCCGACCGCGCCTGGCTGATCTGCGACCACCCCGACCACGCCTGGATCCGCGACACCTGGCCGAGCCAGCCCGTCGACCCCCGGCTGACCCGATCCACGTCCGCATCCCAGTGA